TTCTGATACAAGGCAAAGTCTGACTGACCTCCTGGTTAATGGAAAGCCTTTGTCTAGGCCACAACTAACACCTGCATTCTCATTTCATGGAACCACAGGATTTGCATATTCCCAACAAAAATCTGGGCACACAGTAAATCCTGGTATGATGGAAGAGAATAATTTGTTGTATTATACCAAGGTGGGGCCCACAGTTCAACCTCCAAGATTGCAGTCTAATAGCCAGAGTGTTGTCAGCAGTGGTCCACTAGTGAAAAGTTTACTTCGGAGGTCATTGTCAATGGATAGTCAGGTCCCTTGTTACTCTTCTCCTCTTGATCAGAAACTGAACTATGGATCATCATCAGTGTGTAAGCCTGAACCACTGGAGTTGGCCTGCGATGTATCATCTCAAAAGCTGTTAAATGCAGATACAATAAAGCAACAGCTTCAAAAAGATATGCCTCAGGTTGGGCAGACGTGTCGTCCAAAACAACTTGGTGTATCTCGGCCTGCAGATGCTGAGGTCATCGCATTATCAACAGctgttaaagtgaaaacagaaccTTGTAGTCCCGTCTCAGAAACTTCTGATATAATTCGGGTTACTGTGGGAGAAACTTCACCATCTACCAGTAAAGAATTCGCAGTGAAAAATGCAGAGGGGAACAGAAGAACATCAATGCTACCAGTGAAGAGAAGATTCCAGGCTGAAAATGCAAAGTTTTCTTTTGAAAAATCAGAATCTTTCCAACATTCTCCCAAAATAACTCAAAGCTTTCTGGAAAGTTCAAGCCCTACTACAGGTGATGCTAATCCCGATTTGTTGAAGACTGATGAGAACAAGGAGGAATATTCTGATCCTGAATCAGCAGTAACTGGTAAGCAGTTCAAATGCAGGACCTGCTTCAAGATATTCCGATCTACAACAGGCCTTTTCCGCCACGTTGACATGTACCATAATCCAGATAAGCCATATGCCTGTGATATCTGCCACAAGAGATTTCTTACCAATTTCAAAGTTTGGACACACTGCCAAACACAACATGGAGTAGTTATCAATCCGTCGGCAGCCACCAGCTCTGGTCCAGTTTCAGAAGAAAAATTTCATAAGAAACTGAGTGACATGATACGTGAGAGGGAGATCAAGAAGGCCCTTTTTCACAAGTTGCGCCGCAAGCAGATCTCTCATAGTTACCCAGGGCTACGATCAGAACAAGGATTCAAAAAGAATTTGAAGTCTGTAACCAAAGGTGTATACATCTGCACAACATGTGGAAAGCTGTTCCGCTTCTTGTCGCGTTATAGACAACACATGAAGACCCATCCAGGTGAGAAGCCCTTTGTTTGCAAGCTCTATAACAAGGCTTTCAAGTCAAAAGAACAAGGTATTACTGAAAATCTGAGTGAAGATAGTACTGAACATCAGTGTGAGCATTGTAATACCAAGATGCCATCGATGGCAGAGAAGGCAAAACATGAGAGGATTTGTAGGAATGTTACTGTGTGCTGCTACTGTAGCCTTAGGTTCTGTTCCAGAGAACTAAAGCAAGAGCACGAAAGTCAGTGTGAATACAAGAAACTAACCTGCCTAGAGTGTAAACGTACATTTAAGTCCTCTTTCAGCATTTGGCGTCATCAGATCGAAGTCCACAATGAAAATACAATGGCTCCAGTAGAACAGTCTTGCTTGAATTCAGTAGGTCATAATGGTTTATTGCCAAAGGAAGGTCAGACTGAAGTTGGAGAACACTCAGTAGCCAGCCCCAGTACTTCAAAGGATGACGAAGTATGCACTGATTCTTCAGAACCTATGTATGTTGATTCTGAAGACTCCTCTTGCTTTCCTGAAGATCTGAGTGTCTCAAGTTGCAGGAATACCAACACTAAAGATGATCATCTCTCTGATGAGGTCTCTTCTAATCCCATCCATTTGGAAGGCATAGCCTCTGAATCAAACAGTTGTAGTGGGGAACCAGCAGACCTAACATACAAACGAGAACATGGACTTTGGCCATGTGAAAAATGTGGCAAGCTCTTCACACTCCATAAGCAGCTGGAGCGTCATCAGGAACTGCTGTGTGCTGTTAAGCCATTCATTTGCCATGTTTGCCATAAAGCCTTCCGTACCAACTTCCGTCTTTGGAGCCACTTCCAGTCTCACATTTCTCAGTCAGGAGAACATCTTGAAATCTCTAAACCTGCAAGAAGTCCTTCTCGTGTTCCGCCTCCTCCACCCCCGCCACCACCTCAAGAGCACTCCCCTGACCCTGAACCCTCCTCAAATCGCTCAGATAGGTCCCGCAGCCCACAGGCATCAGATACACTTTTTTCACAGGCCCCTCCTCTTGCAGCAGCTACCTTTCAAAGGCCATTCATGTGCAAATTTTGCCGCAGGACTTTCAAGACCGCTTTCAGTTTGTGGAGCCATGAACAGACACACAACTGATACAAGATTTAATTCTATGATTTCTACGGAATTCCACTAGATTTATTGAAAAGGTGCAAAGAGCATGGGCTGACTATAAGGCAATATAAATGTTTAGTATATTGAAGAGTTTGTTAAGAAAGCTGTAAAGTAATATATAAAACTGGTATTACTGATAAAAGAAAGTAAAATGTctagagtttttaaaaaaaaatccatcgtTGTTATTCCGGTGCTATATAGAAGCATATTTTTATGTGATGGGAGTTTACCAGTATTATATAATCTTCATTTAAATAGGACTGGATTAATACTGTTGAACCAGTTGATGCATTGAGATGGCTGCTTACAATGTGGTTTTAAAATTGAATAACATGAAGTTTAGATAATATTAAAGCAATTTTATTACATTAGCAACAACTTAATTAACAATTACTGGGTCAGTTGTTTTGACAGATTGACTGTTAGATTGGATGGAATCAAATACAATGTTGCATTTATCAGCACAGCAAAGACTACAGACACGATGGTTAAGTTCTATGGATGTGTTGCAATTCATTGTTCAATCAGTGTAGATTTAACTCATTAAAAGCTCCTTGGAATTAATTGGGATCTCCTACAACAAATGAATTGTAAACCAgtcaggagattggagaaggaacTGAAACATGGTTGTCAATCACTCTTTACCAGTTAGTACCGTGGATGAGAAGCTACTGCAAGCAATGGAATTTTAACTGAGGTGACTCCAAGAAATAATTTGCAACCTCCAGCCAGAAAGGgataaagattatctttattcaTGTGCTCTCAGTCATTCAATCATTTTATACTGTACCTATTAAACAAAAAGTGCTTCCATTGTGAGATTTGAAATACACATTGAAATTCGTTTTTAAAAGTATGTTGTGATGAGGACCAGAATTAGCAGACAAGACGAATGAAAGTTCCAAATAGTTTGAGAAAGGAACCAACTACTATGTCCAAGAACCATATTAATCCTCCAACAGCATATGTGTATGTTGAAAGATGATAACTGGAACTTTAATGGGGAACAGTAGAATGGGCACAGTACTCCCACCACAAGTTCTCTTTTGTGTGATAGACAATGTTCAGGTTTGTTTGCTTAATAACTGAGTTCTTTAAGTCTATTACAATATATTCAAAGTTAGTGAAATAATGATTTGCTAATAATGACAATAAATGAGATCATGGAAGAGGATATGTCTTTCAGAATTATGTACAGAATGTCCAATCAGGCCAATTTGTAATAAATGAATAGTGTTTTTATTATAATCTGgcttaacagtgaaatacaatggCACAGAAAATAGAGCATTACACTGACTTTGTTTTTGTTGAATATAATCTCAGGAAGGTCAATAGTGTAGTGCAGCAGAGTGGATAGCTCATTGCCATTGCATTTGTTTGTAAGAACTTAAATTTCCATAGAGTCTGCCAGTGACTGAAGTTGTCATTCAGTATCCTTCATTTCAGGCCATAAGTATGTTTTGCATaataatatttctttttttttacatggaATTAATAGAAAGACATCTGGTTAGTATATGTTTGACATTCAAATATGAATTATCTGACCAGAATCTGCTGTAGGGATAGTGCTGTATTGAAAACATACTGGCATGTCCAGACCAGTAAGATCATAACAGTTCTGATTTTCCTGATCTGCATCCAGTTGTGATTTACATTAAAATGATTTGAAGGACCAGATAAAGTCTTTCTCATTTTACCCAAGCAGAAAATTAGAAAGCTTCTATTAATACTGGCAGGACTATTGCTTATATCTGTAATATAATTATCAGTGCAAAATTCATCTTAATGCAGAAGAAATCGGGTAGCTTAATTTTTCATTGTAGCTAAACATTAATTCTCAGAATTGTTATTTTAAAGGACAGTATACAGTCTGCAGCTTTGGACATTTTCAGCTTAATTCTTGAGTTAATGAACTTCGTATTACCAGCATAGAATATAATTGTGTAAATCTTTATTTCCAGGTAAATGTCATTTATGGCAGTCAACAAGGAACAGAAGTCAATATATCATTCCCTATAATCTTGATAACTGATTGCTTTTAAAATTGGAACTCTAGCGCCAAATGAAGTCTTTTTAAGTTAAAAAGATCTTTCTCATAATAAAACTGCTCCACTCTTAGCTTGGAATGTAATTTTGTCAGTGTAAACACCAGTCAGCATAACAAAGACAAGGTGGCTGAAATAATTATCTATTTGTTGACAATGATACTTTCATGATTAACCAAATTAAAAAGGGAAGTTAGTTTCGAAGGTTTAAAAAATGTATTAACCTTTCATTACTTTTCCCAAATCCAGGGAATAAGAGAGCGTGTTACATTGAGGAGTAAGACGGTCTATAACTTGGAGTATCTATGTATATTACTACCCTGGTTGGCATTAGATAATTACATTGCTTGTTTTCAAAGCTGCACAGAAGATCCTACAAGTAGTAAAAAGCATTTCTATTGGCAAAAGGTAAAGAAACGGAATCATGAAATAGAGAAAGAATGGCAATGAATATAACGATCGTATTGTagattgcagaaagacaactttgTTATAAATACTATAGCTGATCATTATGTTTGTTTGCACTATAGCATAGATTTAATGtgcacttttaattttttttaattacaagATTTTTAGTTATGGTGACCAGGATATATAAATCAAGACTGTCAATATTGTCTCAGCTGATTGAACTTCAAGAAGAGGTTAGATTattctgaacaaaaaaaaatgcataaATTGCTAAAGTTCCAAATTTTTAGAACACTTTTCTTGTCCAGGGCATCGGAAGTTTCTTTACAATAATTGAAGTACTTTCACTTTGTAATATAGGGAACATGGAAACAATTTTTCACATAGCAGTCTCTGGCAAACAGAATGAAATAATAGACAAGTAATTGTTTGTAATGCTTAATGATGATCGAATTGGCCATTTCACTAGGAGAACCAAAATTAATTGAAGTATCTTATAAGCATTTTGGAACAGTGATAAAAATAATACGTATTTTCAATCAATATAGCAAAGTTTTCATAAGTTTTGACTCTAGTTTCAAGTTCATACCCCCCAGTTGTAATTAAATCAAGGCATCCCCTAAGTCTCCGTGCTTGGATTTCAAGCTTAATAATGGATTTAATCTTAAAGAGAAAAAGTTGATGGATGATAGATAATCCATCTTCAAAGTGTTGTCTTATTTTGAAAATAGgcaatattattttaattttgcGAGTGTCAGATATTTGCTGGTATTACATCTTCTAATTATGAATAATACTTATAGAATTTCAAGTAGAGTGGTGACAGCTGCTCCGAATAGAAGTTCCTATGTAACTGGACTAAACAATATTTGTAATATTAACACTATTGAATTCTTAGTTTTTTAAATCTACATCTTGTTGGATAAACATGATATATTAAGCAATTTATATTTCAGGAACCTTAATAGTTTAATGTAAAAATTTGAGCATAACAAAATATTATTTTGTGGAATTAGATAACATCTTCAAAACTGGTCTGTATTTCAGAAAGATTGGGTTAGACAAAAGCAAATAATGCCAATTGATCATGAAATTGAAAGTCAGTGCCACAGAAATGTCACAGAACAGAGAAGTCAGTGTTAGTGTTGTAACTAATAGTTTTTAACTAACTTAGTATATAGGTTTCAGGTTCTAATGGTATACTGTAGTGGTGTGTAGAGTTCTAGGCAGACCATAGATTTTAGACCATGCCTTGAAATTTATCCAAAAAGCAACAGAGGAAGACTTGGATATTGAAGGCAAAGCGTTAGCCCTCAGCTGTTCTTCATTGTAAGGTTCTGAATTATAAAGAAACATGATGTATTTTGGCCTGAAAAAGTGGTCTTTGAATAATAATCTTGCAAAAAAGCATTTAAGAGTGCTATAGATTAAAATTAGGATAAACATAATTGTAGGATTGATACTGATATTGGACAACTTGGGATTGGAGAggtttgtgtatatgtgaaataTACTTATGGGTACaatgataattttttaaaaaacagttggATATAGTAGAGGAGGAACAAGTTTGGACAAAAATTCtagtattttgtgaaatttgaCTCTTAAGTAATTGGAGTATGGATTAAACTTGCTTGCATCATACACTGGGGTGCTCTCTTCAGTTGCCTGATGAGATAACCATAGCCTTTTGCCAGGAGCAGATGTTGTCAGGTGGTGCTCAACCTTCATAGAGTGTTTCCACCCTAACTACTACACTCTCCAGTTGGTGGgtcagcagtggtggccaagtcactgcccatctgctcctgacttccagctcaacCCCTCTCAGCTGCCCCATATCCAGCACAAGGCTCTCTCTGCTTCCTCCACCATCCTGCAAGCTGCTTGGTTCTTGCTCTTTTTATCAAGGCCCAACGCAGACAGCAACTTCCATATCGACCTTGTCAGGAACTCTTTACAGCTGATCTCCACGGGGAATAGCCATGTCAGCCATCCTTTGAACTATACTCCTGAACTCAGGAATGGTACTTCAGGGCCTTCCTCTCATGAGCCTCTTCACATTCTAGAaacaaagctatgctgaacatgtccttacctgagaaattacctagggttacctgtagccctctatttttctgagctccatatacctgccca
The sequence above is a segment of the Hypanus sabinus isolate sHypSab1 chromosome 4, sHypSab1.hap1, whole genome shotgun sequence genome. Coding sequences within it:
- the zbtb21 gene encoding zinc finger and BTB domain-containing protein 21, with the translated sequence MEGLLHYINPAHAISLLSALNEDRLKGQLCDVVLIVGDHKFRAHKNVLAASSDYFRALFTKKENESQSVFQLDLCEAPIFENVLNYIYSSSLFIEKKSLAAIHNLGGDLGISFLTSIPSQTPQISCTPGPTKKLSKVDDGSSSQPRSVIVCQSRNDLDKNSNESEAKGGDSTQKKETSEEEPRHSIKSSSLMNALRANSSAVARDVETTHLLEDKGQPTLKDMPSTSGNTKYHEAIKSLEERNGRMRFWWDRKSSMSMDGTSSFTGNVSDTRQSLTDLLVNGKPLSRPQLTPAFSFHGTTGFAYSQQKSGHTVNPGMMEENNLLYYTKVGPTVQPPRLQSNSQSVVSSGPLVKSLLRRSLSMDSQVPCYSSPLDQKLNYGSSSVCKPEPLELACDVSSQKLLNADTIKQQLQKDMPQVGQTCRPKQLGVSRPADAEVIALSTAVKVKTEPCSPVSETSDIIRVTVGETSPSTSKEFAVKNAEGNRRTSMLPVKRRFQAENAKFSFEKSESFQHSPKITQSFLESSSPTTGDANPDLLKTDENKEEYSDPESAVTGKQFKCRTCFKIFRSTTGLFRHVDMYHNPDKPYACDICHKRFLTNFKVWTHCQTQHGVVINPSAATSSGPVSEEKFHKKLSDMIREREIKKALFHKLRRKQISHSYPGLRSEQGFKKNLKSVTKGVYICTTCGKLFRFLSRYRQHMKTHPGEKPFVCKLYNKAFKSKEQGITENLSEDSTEHQCEHCNTKMPSMAEKAKHERICRNVTVCCYCSLRFCSRELKQEHESQCEYKKLTCLECKRTFKSSFSIWRHQIEVHNENTMAPVEQSCLNSVGHNGLLPKEGQTEVGEHSVASPSTSKDDEVCTDSSEPMYVDSEDSSCFPEDLSVSSCRNTNTKDDHLSDEVSSNPIHLEGIASESNSCSGEPADLTYKREHGLWPCEKCGKLFTLHKQLERHQELLCAVKPFICHVCHKAFRTNFRLWSHFQSHISQSGEHLEISKPARSPSRVPPPPPPPPPQEHSPDPEPSSNRSDRSRSPQASDTLFSQAPPLAAATFQRPFMCKFCRRTFKTAFSLWSHEQTHN